Within Gilvibacter sp. SZ-19, the genomic segment CTGATAAACACCGCGATCTCCCCTGTTCTAGGGATATACATGATGTTCAGATAATCTGAGAAAATGATGTTACCAGAGATCCAAGCAAAGATTCCCAGTGTGAGCACTATGATGGCCGAGGTTCCTGCTGCCAGACCATCTACTCCGTCGGTAAGGTTGGCACCATTAGAAACAGCCGTAATGATCAAAATGACAATAGGAATGAACAAGAGCCATGTGTATTTGGCATAGTCGTCTCCCATCCAAGTAAGTAGATCGGAATATTCAAACTCGTTATTGGGCACAAAAGGAATAGTGGTCTTGGTAGATTTGATCTCCTCTCCTACCGAGCGGATCAAAGTAGTCTGATTCTCTGTTTGAACCTCAATCTTTTCCTTTATGGTCACATTGTCGTGAAAGTAAAGTGTACATCCAACGGCAATCCCTAAGACCACTTGTCCAAAGACCTTAAACTTACCCGGCAGGCCGGCTTTGTCTTTTTTAAAGGTCTTGATATAATCGTCTATAAAACCTATGGTTCCCATCCACAGGGTGGTCACTATGAGTAAGATCACATAGATGTTCTCCAATTTGGTAAACAACAATACAGGAACCAGGGTAGCTAAAATGATGATCACTCCTCCCATGGTTGGAGTACCTGCTTTTTCGTTTTGCCCTGCCAAACCAAGGTCGCGAACGGTCTCCCCGATCTGCTTTTTGCGTAGCAGGTTTATGATCCGCTTTCCGAACACGGTCGCGATGATCAGCGAAGTGATCACAGAAAGGGCCGACCTAAAGGAGAGGTACTGAAAAAGCCCTGCGCCCGGAAGGTTGTATGTGTTTTCTAAATATTCGAACAAATAATACAGCATAGCGCTCCGAGCTTAGTTAGTTAGTAGTTGATGGATGATCTTATAATCGTCAAAATCAAAGCGTTCACCTTTGATCTCTTGATAGGCCTCATGCCCCTTACCGGCAATAAGTATAATGTCGTTAGCGTTGGCCATTTTAGTGGCTGTCTTTATAGCTTGTTTTCTATCTGTGATCGATAGGGTTCTCTTAAAGTGCTGTGGTTCTACGCCCTTTTCCATGGCTTCAATAATGGCGTCCGGATCTTCGCTTCTCGGGTTATCACTGGTAAAGATGGCAGTGGTGCTCATGGCTGCAGCGATCATTCCCATTTTGGGTCGCTTGTCTGCATCTCTATCGCCACCACAACCTACTACGGTAATGAGTTGCTCGTTTCCGGTTCTGATAGCATTGATGGTTTCCAAGACATTCTTTAAGGCATCGGGTGTGTGCGCATAATCCACTATGGCTGTCACTTGCTGCTGATTGGTGAAATACTGGAATCGGCCAGAAACACTCTCCAACTCACTGATATACTGCAGGTTTTCCATGGAGTCCATCCCCAACAGATCCGCAGTAGCATAAATAGCCAAGAGATTATAAGCATTGAATTCTCCAATGAGTTTAACCCATAGCTCTGCATTATTTATTTTGAGCAACATGCCACTGAACTGATGCTCCAAGAGTTGTGCTTTATAATCGGCTATGGATTTCAAGGCATAACCGTGTTTTTTGGCCACACAGTTCTGCAGCATATAGCGTCCGTTCTTATCGTCTAGATTGGTAAGCGCAAAAGCATCCTTGGGCAACTGATCAAAGAAGGCCTTTTTTACATCCCGATACTCTTTGAAACTGTTGTGATAATCCAAGTGATCATGGGTCAGGTTTGTAAAGATCCCACCTTTGAACTGTAAGCCTTCGGTTCGCTTCTGATGGATTCCGTGACTGCTTACTTCCATAAAGCAATAGTCTACTCCTGCATCGACCATTTGGCGCAAATATCCATTGATCGCCAAGGGGTCTGGCGTGGTATGCGTTGCGGGGAAATCCTGCTGATCAACTTTGACCACCACCGTAGAAAGCAGCCCAACTTTATATCCCGCCTTGCGATACAGCTCATAGAGCAAACTTGCTACCGTGGTCTTTCCATTGGTACCGGTTACTCCTATGAGTTGCAGTTCTGCGGATGGTTCGTTGTAATAGTTGGCCGCGATCTGGGCCAAAGCGGCATTGGCATCGGCAACAACCGCGTAAGTAACGCCATTGACCACATCCTTAGGCAGCTGCTCACAGACTATCGCAATAGCTCCAGCATGTGTTGCTTTGGTAATATAGTCATGACCGTCTACCTGGGTTCCGCGGATGGCTACGAACACATCGTTCAAACCGATCTTACGCGAATCAAAGGCGACAGTATTTACCGCCACATCTGTCCCCCCGACCACTGAATCGAGAGAAACCTTATAGAGTAAATCCTTGAGTTTGATCACGATAATGTCAGGGTTATTTTTTGTCCTTCTCTAAAGCTTGTACCACTGTCTATGGATTGCTGAATCACATTTCCATTGCCTATCAGTATTACTTCCAAGCCCATATTCTCCAATAATGCAACTGCATCCATGCCCGCCATACCCTTTACATTGGGTACTTGTTTGGCCGCTTTTTGGGCCATGGCATAATATTTTTCGAAATCTCCGGCTACTTGTTGGCTGGGTTCATCCAGTATTTTCACCTCATCCATTACAGGAACGTCTGTATAGATCTTTTGAGCAATGCGCTTAAAGACCGGTCCAGATACATCGGCTCCGTAGTAACCTTTTTTAGTACTCGGTTTATGAATGATCACTATACAAGAATACTTCGGATCATCTGCGGGAAAGTAACCTGCAAAAGAAGAGATATAACGTTTGTTCTCTTCCCAATCAGATTCCCAGTATTCGGTTTGGGCGGTCCCTGTTTTTCCGGCCATGGAGAAGTAGTCGCTGTAAAGACCGTCGCCGGTTCCGCGTTTAACAACATTCTCCAGAACTGCTTGTACCTTAGAAATGGTAGATTTGGAGCAAATAGCTGGGTTGATCACTTCTGGTTCAAAGGTTTCTATAGCGCGATTCCAGGTACGCACTTCGGAGATGAAATAAGGCTTTACCATTACCCCATCGTTTGCAATGGCGTTGTAAAAGGTTAAGGTCTGAAGCGGTGTCAAGGTAAGACCATAGCCATACGCCATAGAAGGCAAGGCGTTTCTACTCCACTTGGAATTTCCGGGCTTAGGCATGTCCGGACTCCCTTCTCCTTGGATGCTGATACCGATTGGCTTGTCCAAGTTCCAGCCTTCCAAGATCTTAATGAATCGCTCCGGATCGTCCTTGTAGTTCTCATCGATAAGTCTGGCCAATCCGATGTTAGAAGACACCTCCAAGGCGCGTGCCGCAGAAATAGTTCCGTATCCTCCCGTTTTTGAATCGCGAATGCGTCTGCCGTAAAAAGTATAAGCGCCTCGGCCAGTCTCTACAACCGTCGAGGTATCGATCACTTGATCTTCTAAGGCTGCTGCGAAAGCCATTACTTTAAAAGTAGACCCTGGCTCGTGCGCCTCGCCTACAGCATAATTGTAGGCTTCGTAATATTTTCCGTCTGAGGTTCGCCCAAGATTGGAGACGGCTTTAATTGCCCCGGTCTTGACATCCATCACGATCACACAACCGTGCTCCGCTTCGTAGTATTCCAACTGACGCAACAAGGCGTGATGCGCTATATCTTGAATATTTACGTTGATCGTGGTCACCACGTCAAAGCCATCCTGAGGCTCTATCTCGTTGTCATCGCTCAAAGGCTTCCATTGCCCTTTGGCAATCTTCTGCTTCATACGACGCCCCTCCTTACCTCTTAAAAAGGATCCGTAGGCTCCTTCTAGTCCAATTCTGGTTATAAAGCCGTTCTCGTCCGTGCGCTCATAACCAATGGTTCTGCGCCCTACCTCACCAAGCGGATGTTCTCTTCGGGTACTTTGATCTACGATGATACCACCTTTGAACGGCCCCTTTTCGAACATCGGAAAGCCTTTTATCTTCACATAATCGGAATAACCCAAATTGCGTGCTATCAATAGGTATCTGTTCTTATTTTGACGCGCCTTGCGCAAGCGTTGTTGATAATATGCTGGGGTTTTGCCCAACATTTTGGCCAGTTCTTTGGACAGCGGCACCAAGTTCTCCTCAAAAACAGCATTGGACACGGTCACTGCATCAAAACGGATCTCGTATTTAGGTACCGAAGTTGCGAGCAAACTGCCGTCGTCGGCATAAACATTTCCGCGATTGGCCGGGATCACAAAATTCTTCAAGGTATTCTCTTGTGCCAGCTCGCGATATTGATCTCCTTCTACAAATTGGATCTTGACCAATTGTATAGTGATGAGTAGGGCAAATACAAACAAGGCCCCGGCAACGAAGTACAAACGACTGAGTATGTGTTTTTCGTTAACGGCCATTACTACTTATTTGAATTTTTGTCGGAGGAGTTTCTGACGGAGCCAATCCACGCGACTTCAAGGCCGCCAAGACACGACTCTCCATTCTGGCTTGTGCCAGCTTCATACGAACGTCGACATACTCACTCTTGAGTTCTTTTACTTGGTTATTGAGCTGAGCAATACGATGTACTTTCTTGTCTGCACTGTGAGAACTCGCTATCATGATCAAAGCCAAGAACGAAAGGAAAATGATGAATTTCCAGTTCTTCATGGCGTCCTCGCTCACCAAGAATTTACCCTTAAGTATGTGGTAGATATTGTCTTTCATACTTAAAGTTTTTCTGCTATTCTGAGCTTGGCAGAACGAGCTCTATTATTTATTTCGATCTCCTCCGCAGTAGGAACAATAAATTTCCCAACGGGCTTAAATGGCACCTCGGCTCTACCAAAGACATCTTTCTCAGGCTCACCTTCAAACATGCCGTTGCGCATAAAGCGCTTCACCAAGCGATCCTCTAAAGAATGATAAGAGATCACCGAAAGTCTACCGCCAGGCTTAAGTACTTCTTGAGTCTGTAGCAAGAATTCCTCCAAGGCTGCTAACTCGTCATTTACAGCAATCCGCAAGGCTTGAAAAACCTGCGCCATTACCTTGTGCTCCTTATTTCGCGGAATAAATCGTTTG encodes:
- the mraY gene encoding phospho-N-acetylmuramoyl-pentapeptide-transferase; amino-acid sequence: MLYYLFEYLENTYNLPGAGLFQYLSFRSALSVITSLIIATVFGKRIINLLRKKQIGETVRDLGLAGQNEKAGTPTMGGVIIILATLVPVLLFTKLENIYVILLIVTTLWMGTIGFIDDYIKTFKKDKAGLPGKFKVFGQVVLGIAVGCTLYFHDNVTIKEKIEVQTENQTTLIRSVGEEIKSTKTTIPFVPNNEFEYSDLLTWMGDDYAKYTWLLFIPIVILIITAVSNGANLTDGVDGLAAGTSAIIVLTLGIFAWISGNIIFSDYLNIMYIPRTGEIAVFISAFVGALIGFLWYNAFPAQVFMGDTGSLTIGGIIAVIAITIRKEWLIPILCGIFLIENLSVIMQVSWFKYTKKKFGEGRRIFRMSPLHHHYQVKGMHESKIVTRFWIVGIFLAILAIVTLKIR
- a CDS encoding UDP-N-acetylmuramoyl-L-alanyl-D-glutamate--2,6-diaminopimelate ligase, with protein sequence MIKLKDLLYKVSLDSVVGGTDVAVNTVAFDSRKIGLNDVFVAIRGTQVDGHDYITKATHAGAIAIVCEQLPKDVVNGVTYAVVADANAALAQIAANYYNEPSAELQLIGVTGTNGKTTVASLLYELYRKAGYKVGLLSTVVVKVDQQDFPATHTTPDPLAINGYLRQMVDAGVDYCFMEVSSHGIHQKRTEGLQFKGGIFTNLTHDHLDYHNSFKEYRDVKKAFFDQLPKDAFALTNLDDKNGRYMLQNCVAKKHGYALKSIADYKAQLLEHQFSGMLLKINNAELWVKLIGEFNAYNLLAIYATADLLGMDSMENLQYISELESVSGRFQYFTNQQQVTAIVDYAHTPDALKNVLETINAIRTGNEQLITVVGCGGDRDADKRPKMGMIAAAMSTTAIFTSDNPRSEDPDAIIEAMEKGVEPQHFKRTLSITDRKQAIKTATKMANANDIILIAGKGHEAYQEIKGERFDFDDYKIIHQLLTN
- a CDS encoding FtsL-like putative cell division protein; the encoded protein is MKDNIYHILKGKFLVSEDAMKNWKFIIFLSFLALIMIASSHSADKKVHRIAQLNNQVKELKSEYVDVRMKLAQARMESRVLAALKSRGLAPSETPPTKIQISSNGR
- a CDS encoding penicillin-binding protein, whose protein sequence is MAVNEKHILSRLYFVAGALFVFALLITIQLVKIQFVEGDQYRELAQENTLKNFVIPANRGNVYADDGSLLATSVPKYEIRFDAVTVSNAVFEENLVPLSKELAKMLGKTPAYYQQRLRKARQNKNRYLLIARNLGYSDYVKIKGFPMFEKGPFKGGIIVDQSTRREHPLGEVGRRTIGYERTDENGFITRIGLEGAYGSFLRGKEGRRMKQKIAKGQWKPLSDDNEIEPQDGFDVVTTINVNIQDIAHHALLRQLEYYEAEHGCVIVMDVKTGAIKAVSNLGRTSDGKYYEAYNYAVGEAHEPGSTFKVMAFAAALEDQVIDTSTVVETGRGAYTFYGRRIRDSKTGGYGTISAARALEVSSNIGLARLIDENYKDDPERFIKILEGWNLDKPIGISIQGEGSPDMPKPGNSKWSRNALPSMAYGYGLTLTPLQTLTFYNAIANDGVMVKPYFISEVRTWNRAIETFEPEVINPAICSKSTISKVQAVLENVVKRGTGDGLYSDYFSMAGKTGTAQTEYWESDWEENKRYISSFAGYFPADDPKYSCIVIIHKPSTKKGYYGADVSGPVFKRIAQKIYTDVPVMDEVKILDEPSQQVAGDFEKYYAMAQKAAKQVPNVKGMAGMDAVALLENMGLEVILIGNGNVIQQSIDSGTSFREGQKITLTLS